Within the Gracilinema caldarium DSM 7334 genome, the region AGACAGTACGGTCCCCTGACTGCGGAGGATGAGCCGCCGGGTAAATTCCCGGTCAAAGGCATAGTTCCAGCCCCGGCTTCCGGTATCGCCGCCATTTTCATGGGCTGCAGCAACCCGGGAAAGCCAGGGTTCTTCGATGAATTGGGCCTTGGTAGGTTCAGCTACATAGTACACATCATGAATATCCCGGGCAGAATGGAACTGGGGCATAAAGAGGGCATCGGAGTTCCAGAATTCGGTCTCCACAAGGGAGCCATCGAATTCTTCAAAGCCCAATGATACCAGTTTATCCTTTACATCTTCCAGGAATTTTGCATAGGGGTTGGAACGGCCCACGAGGAGCCGGCTCGGAGGAACCTTGACGTTATAAGAACGGAAGGAAGCACCCTTCCATGTGCCGGATGCGAGCAGTTCAGGGGTAAGGCTCCCTATTTCGTCCCCCGTAATACCCGCTGCTTCCAGGGCTTTCGCCAGTTCAGTATGGATCTCGGTAAAGGCAAAGACCACCGTTTCCCGCTCTACGATACGGAAAGCTGCGTCACTGGCGCCTCGTTTTTTGGCAACCCCGGCCATAACTGCCTTTTCTGCTTCGCTCAGGGAGCTTTCCGCCAGCATGCCGCCCTCTGCGGCGGCGGCTTTTTCGAGGAGCCGGCGCAGGAGCGCCATTTTTTCAGCAATTTCACCCTTTGCCGGGAGCCCGTTATCCAGTATGTCCGCCGCCGCAGTGGCTAGCACGACCCGTTTTGCCTCATCCATGGCGAGAATGCCCGCCTTAGAGAGGGCTCCAAAGGCGCTGCCGACGTCCTTGTTTTCGATACCAAGGGCTGAGGCAATTTCCGGGAGTCTGAGGCCCGATTTGGTTTTTAAGAGCTTCAACATCCGCTCTTCCGGTGTGCCCTGGTCTTTCCATTGGCGGCCTAAATCGGTAAGTTCATACAAAATATGGGTTTCCCGCCGTACTTCTCGTACAAGCCCTTTGCTTGAAAGCCAAGACAGGGCCTGGTTCCCGTTACCGCTCTTAAAGCCCAGTTCTGATTCTACTTTTTCGATTGTTAATTCATCCTGCAGTGTATAATGCCGGATAATCCGGACTTCTAAGGGATGCAGATTTTTTACCAAACCTTGAATATCCATGAAAACTCCCAATTACCCTGGCGATTATCGAGCCGGGGCCTAATTCTATATATAGAGACTTCTCAGAACATAGGCAGCTATGAGAGGTCATCATAAAAAATCTTTGTTATACGTTACCCGAGAAGGGCCTTCCTGTAAAGACCGGCCAGATTATTTATGGACGATTCGACTGGAATGGTTCATAATAAAGGTTATGAAATCCCTAACCAAAGAACTCTGGTTCGAGACCAGAAAGAAGCGAGAGTTTATTAACATAACGCCTCAGGTTGCCGATCTTGTTCGGGAATCGGGGGTTCAGGAGGGACTATGTCTGGTAAATGCCATGCATATTACCGCCAGTGTGTTCATCAATGATGATGAGGGAGGGTTGCACCAGGATTTTGATGTGTGGCTTGAAAAGCTGGCTCCCCATGAGCCAGTTTCTGCTTACCGGCACAATGTGGGTGAAGATAATGCGGATGCCCACATGAAACGGCAGATTATGGGCCGGGAGGTTGTGGTAGCCATTACCCGGGGAGAGCTGCATTTTGGTCCTTGGGAACAGATTTTTTATGGTGAGTTTGATGGTCAGCGCCGCAAGCGGGTGCTGGTGAAAATTATCGGCGAGTAGCCCTGTCAGTTATCCCCGGCAGTGTGGTTATAGGGGCGACAATTGGGGCCGCTGTGACAGAACGGTAGTTTGGCCGCTGTTGTAGTCGCAGCTGGGTTGTGGCCCCTCTGATGGCAGTTCTGTTAGTAGGCAGAAAAGGCAGTGATGTCGCTTACTTCTATATAAAAGGTTGCACCGCACTGCCAGCGGCCTGCATCTACCCAGTATCGCGGGAAGGACGCCAGCGCAACGAGCCCGGTGCTGTGTTTGGGCCGGTTCCGTTCGGTGCCCCGTAAAAGGGTCCGGACTGCTGCACGGGCTGCATCCTCCAGGGCCTGACGTTTGCCGTCGAGCCAGCCTGCGGCACCAGGCCCCGCCAGGGGGCCGTTCCCGGTGGCTTGTACTTTTTTAATGGTGCCGCTCTTCCATTGTTCAAGCCGGCGTTCTTGGGCTGCATCGGGGCGGTAATCCATCCATACATAGAGATAGCTTTCCACTAACCGGGCATCGGTAACCAAAAGTTTGGGGTCTCCTGCGGGGATGGTGCCCCGGCTTGTAAGGTCAAACTGTTCAGGAATGGCCCGGGCCTTTTCTCCAATTTCATAATCATAGACCCAGCCGAATATCATGGAGGCGAAATAGAGCGATCCCTCTTGCAGAGCACGGATCTGGGCAGTCCTGGTGTCCAGCGGATAGGGTTCATCAATATATTGATAATAGACCGGTTCCAGATCGACCCGTACTTCACCGCGGAGTACCGATTGAGCAGACACGGTGAGGGTGGTGAAGAACAGGATGAATGAGCCCACTAATTGTGTTAATGAGTATTTCGCAGTCACAGTATAGGTATCGGTTTATCAAGCGGTCATCTTGACCTGAGATAATGCCAGGGATTGGCTCCGTATCGGATGACAAAGTAG harbors:
- a CDS encoding phenylalanine--tRNA ligase subunit alpha: MDIQGLVKNLHPLEVRIIRHYTLQDELTIEKVESELGFKSGNGNQALSWLSSKGLVREVRRETHILYELTDLGRQWKDQGTPEERMLKLLKTKSGLRLPEIASALGIENKDVGSAFGALSKAGILAMDEAKRVVLATAAADILDNGLPAKGEIAEKMALLRRLLEKAAAAEGGMLAESSLSEAEKAVMAGVAKKRGASDAAFRIVERETVVFAFTEIHTELAKALEAAGITGDEIGSLTPELLASGTWKGASFRSYNVKVPPSRLLVGRSNPYAKFLEDVKDKLVSLGFEEFDGSLVETEFWNSDALFMPQFHSARDIHDVYYVAEPTKAQFIEEPWLSRVAAAHENGGDTGSRGWNYAFDREFTRRLILRSQGTVLSARQLPKAKVPGKYFGIVRCFRYDRVDATHLSDFYQTEGIVLGEEVNLRTLLGFLEMFAVEVAGAKEVKYVPGYFPFTEPSVEVHIKHPVLGWFELGGSGIFRPEVTKALGVDVPVAAWGIGIDRMALMALGLNDLRELFSYDIENVRLRRAKEGARSAQ
- a CDS encoding secondary thiamine-phosphate synthase enzyme YjbQ, with the protein product MKSLTKELWFETRKKREFINITPQVADLVRESGVQEGLCLVNAMHITASVFINDDEGGLHQDFDVWLEKLAPHEPVSAYRHNVGEDNADAHMKRQIMGREVVVAITRGELHFGPWEQIFYGEFDGQRRKRVLVKIIGE